Genomic segment of Parabacteroides pacaensis:
ACTACCTTTCACTGTTAAACAAGATTTACGTGATAATTATCCCTTCGGATTGATGGCTGTCCCTATGTCCGAAATTGTCCGTTTACATGCTTCTTCCGGCACTACAGGCAAACCTATTGTTGTGGGATATACCCGTAAGGATTTATCTATTTGGGCGGAAGTGGTAGCCCGTTGTCTAACGGCATACGGTATTACGAGAAATGATTCTGTTCAAGTTTCTTATGGATACGGACTATTTACCGGTGGATTAGGAGCACATTGCGGTGTGGAAAATATAGGAGGAACCGTTATACCTATGAGTAGTGGAAATACGCAAAAACAAATACAACTTATGCATGACTTTGGTGCAAAAGGTTTAGCTTGTACCCCCTCTTATGCTCTTTACTTGGCGGAAACGATTCATAATTCCGGGATTCCCTTAGAAGAATTTCAATTGCGGATCGGTGCTTTCGGAGCTGAACCGTGGACTGAGAATATGCGGAAGGAACTGGAAGAAAAATTAAATATCAAAGCTTACGATATTTACGGGCTGACAGAAATTTGTGGTCCTGGCGTAGGGGGTGAATGCGAATGCCAGAATGGTACCCATTTGTGGGAAGACCATTTTTTTCCTGAAATTGTAGATCCTCATACCTTGCAACCGGTAGAACCTGGACAGCAAGGGGAGTTAGTATTTACTACTTTAACGAAAGAGGGTATGCCTATGATTCGTTATCGTACCCGTGATTTGACTCATCTTATTTATGAAAAATGTACATGCGGCCGTACAGCCGTCCGGATGGGGCGGATTTTAGGTCGTAGCGATGATATGTTAATTATCCGGGGAGTGAATGTATTCCCCTCTCAAGTAGAATCTGTTATTCTGGAAATGCAAGAATTTGAGCCTCATTATCTTATTGTGGTAGACCGGGTAAATAACACGGATACTTTCCAGGTACAAGTAGAAGTCCGTCCGGAGTTTTATTCGGATGAAATGAATAAGATGATTGCCCTGAAAAAGAAAATAGCATCCCGGCTGCAAAGTGTTATCGGACTTCAGCCCGATATAAAGATTGTGGAACCCCGCAGTTTGGAACGTAGTATGGGTAAAGCAAAGCATGTAATAGATAATCGTAAATTAGTTTAATCATTTAAAAGATCAAAGCGCTATGTTAATTAAACAGTTATCCATTTTCCTGGAAAACAAAAGAGGTCGTTTTACCGAAGTAGCGAAGTTACTGGGTGAAGCAGGAGTGAACATGTCGGCTTTTACCGTATCGGAAAATTCCGATTTTGGTATTTTGCGCCTCATTGTGTCTGATACGGAAAAAGCGCTCGAAGTGCTTCGTTCTAATCTCTATGCTGTAAGTATAGCCGAAGTTGTATGTTTGCATTGCCCTAATCAACCGGGAGCACTTGCCCGGGCAATGCAAATTATTACGGATGCCGGCGTTTTCATTGAATATATGTATGCTTTTTCGCAAGGCGATGCTGCGAATGTAATCCTGCGTGCAGATAATGTGGAAAAATGTGCGGAAGCGTTAAAGGCTAATAAATTAGAGCTTTTAGCAGCCAGTGATTTATATAAGTTGTAATTATTAACGTTTTCTGTGTCATTAATTAGCAATGTTTCTTTAACTTTGCACGCTAAAAGTATACGAATGAAAAAGGTTGTATTTTTTATGATGATAACTATCTTATTGAGTGCATGTGGCGAATACAATAAGATTTTGAAGAGTACGGACTATGAAGTAAAGTATACGTACGCTAAGAAATATTTTAATGAAAAAAAATTCTCTAAAGCGGCTACTTTATTGGAAGAACTCGTTACGATTTTGAAAGGGACCAAAGATGCGGAAGAGTCTTTATATCTTTTAGCTCAAAGTTATTATGGGATGAAAGACTATCAGACGGCTTCTCAGTATTTTAATACCTATTATACAACCTATCCGAAGGGAGAGTATGCAGAGTTGGCTCGGTTTTATTCGGGATACGGCTTGTATTTGGATTCACCGGATCCCCGTTTAGACCAGGCACAAACTTATAAGGCGATTCAGGAGCTACAGTTGTATATGGAATATTATCCGCAAAGCGAACGTGCAACCGAAGCTCAGAATATTTTGTTTGAATTACAGGAGAAGTTAGCCTATAAAGAATTATTGGCTACCAGATTGTATTATAATTTAGGTAATTTTATGGGTAATAATTATTCATCTTGTGTAATTACTGCTCAGAATGCATTGAAGACATATCCTTATTCAAAATATAGGGAAGAATTTATGTTTTTTATCATCCGCTCTAAATATGAGATGGCAGTAGCCAGTGTAGAAGAAAAATTGCAAGGACGTTACCGGGATGTTGTGGATGAGTATTATAATTATATCAATGAGTATCCTGAAGGAAAGTATCTGAAGCAAGTTCAGAAATATTTTGACTATGCTAACGGAAGAATTACAGATGTATATTAATGATTCTAATTAATTAAAAATAAAAGATGGATTACAGAAAGTCTAATGCTCCTACTACAACAGTAACTCGTGACATGATTAAATTGTGCGAAGATACTGGCAATGTGTATGAGACAGTTATGATTGTTGCAAAACGTGCCAATCAGATCAGTGTTGAAATGAAACAAGACCTGGAAAAAAAGTTACAGGAATTTGCTTCTTACAACGATAATCTGGAAGAAGTTTTTGAAAACCGGGAACAAATAGAAATTTCTCGTTATTATGAGAAATTGCCTAAATCAACTTTGATTGCAGCACAAGAATATGAAGAAGGCAAAGTATATTTTAAAAATCCTGCCAAAGATAAGAATAACTTTTAAATGAGTAGGAAGGGTAGGTTAAAACTATCTTTACCTGTATCTGTCATCCCGAGGCTGCAAGCCGAAAGATTTTCCGTTGGTTCTAGGAACCATTATCGATCGGAGCTTCTTTACCTTTCAGGTTCAGAATGACAGATGGGGTAACTTTTACCACACTCTTTCTGTTTTTACTACTATGTTACAAAGAATACAAACAGTTTATTTACTTATCATTACGGCATTAATGGTAAGTGTTTTATTTTTGCCGTTAGCCTCTATACAGGTTGCCGATACATTTTATACTTTCGATGCAACGGGAATAAGTGCAGTGTCTACTCAAACAGAATTGGTATACCCTATTTGGGCATTATTCGCACTTACTTCTGTAATTGCTTTAATTGCCTTGATCACTATTTTTCTTTATAAAAAAAGAGTATTGCAGATTCGGCTAAGCATATTTAATGGTATTTTAATGGTGGGCTTCTATGCATTGTTTGCATTTTTTGTATATAATTTGAAAGGGATAATGAAAGCGGAAGATGTGGATGTAACATTCAAAATCGCTTTATCATTTCCTCTTATTTCACTTATTTTGGACTATTTGGCGATCCGGAATATCGGAGCTGATGAAATGCTGGTTCGTTCCCTTAATAGGTTGAGATAAAAAAAGAAGATTTATAAAGAAGAAATAAATAATATGGAATATAATACACAAGCTAAACGTTTGATTTTACCCGAATATGGACGTAATATTCAAAATATGGTAGATTATTGTCTTAGTATAGAAGATCGGGAAGAACGTAAAAAATGTGCGGACTCTATTATAAATGTAATGGGTAGTTTATTTCCTCATTTACGTGATGTAAATGATTTTAAGCACATTTTGTGGGACCATTTAGCTATTATGGCCGATTTTAAATTAGATATCGATTATCCTTATGAGATTATAAAAAAGGAAAATTTGCATAGCCGGCCTCCTCGGTTGCCGTATGACAATGGCAGGATCCGTTATCGTCATTATGGAAAAACCCTGGAAAAGATGATTCGTAAGGCAACTGAATATCCGGATGGTGAGACAAAAGATTATTTAATAAAGTTGCTTGCCAATCACATGAAGAAGTCATTTCTTACGTGGAACAAGGAAACAGTTGATGATCGGAAGATATTCCAAGATCTGGATGAGCTATCAAGTGGTAAGATTATATTAGATGAAGAACTTCACAAGCTTACGGAATCTAAAGATATTCTAGCGAGAAAAAATAATAAAAACTATGTAAGAAAAGCGGGCAGATGACCGCTTTTTTTGTATCTTTCCTACCCAAATAAAAGACAACATATATTTATGGCTTCATTTGTTATAGAAGGTGGCTACCGTTTATCGGGGGAAATTATTCCGCAAGGTGCAAAGAACGAGGCTTTACAGGTAATTTGTGCGGTTTTGCTTACGCCGGAAAAAGTTACTATCCGGAATGTACCCGATATTTTAGATGTAAATAATCTTATCCAGTTATTCCGGGAAATGGGAGTGAAGGTAGAGCGCCTGACTACGGATACGTATACTTTTCAAGCAGATAATATCAATCTTGATTATCTGAATACGGAAGATTTTATTCGGAAAAGTACAGCGTTACGGGGATCTATCATGATTGTAGGTCCGTTGGTTGCACGTTTTGGAAAAGCTTTGATTCCTAAACCCGGAGGAGACAAAATAGGACGTCGTAGATTAGATACTCATTTCGTGGGAATCCAAAAATTAGGTGCTCAATTTTCTTATAATGAAGCACGACAAGTATATGAGATTAAAGCCGATCGCTTGAAAGGGACATATATGCTTTTAGAGGAAGCATCCGTGACCGGTACGGCTAATATTTTAATGGCCTCTGTTCTGGCAGAAGGAAAGACCACTATTTATAATGCAGCTTGCGAACCTTATTTACAACAATTATCTGCTATGCTGATTGAAATGGGAGCTCGAATTACCGGAGTCGGTTCCAATTTGCTTACCATCGAGGGAGTTTCTTCGTTAAAAGGATGTACACATACTATTTTGCCGGATATGATTGAAGTGGGGAGTTTTATCGGAATGGCTGCAATGACAGGTTCTGATATTACGATTAAGAATGTTTCTTATGATAAGTTGGGAATTATACCGGAGTCTTTTCGTCGGTTAGGCATTACCGTGGAACAACGAGAGGATGATATACATGTGCCTACACACGATTCTTATGAAATAGATACTTTTATAGACGGTTCGATTATGACGATTGCCGATGCACCTTGGCCGGGACTGACTCCTGACTTGTTGAGTGTTTTTCTGGTGGTGGCTACTCAAGCCGTCGGGAGTGTCTTGATACATCAAAAAATGTTTGAAAGCCGCTTATTTTTTGTCGATAAGTTAATCGATATGGGAGCCCAAATTATTCTTTGTGACCCACATCGTGCCACAGTAATAGGATTAGGAAATCGTTTTAAGTTGCGTGGCTCCAATTTGGTTTCGCCGGATATCCGTGCCGGAATAGCTTTATTAATTGCTGCGATGAGTGCGGAAGGTACGAGCCGTATTCATAATATAGACCAGATAGACCGTGGATATCAAAATATAGATAAACGCCTGAATAGTATCGGTGCCCGTATTACCAGATTATAAAATGCTATGATAAAGAAAGAGAATGTTATTAAGATCGGCCAATTTTTAAAACCTCATGGGATTAAAGGTGAAATAGCGATGAGCTTTACAAATGATATATTTGACCGTTGTGATAGCGAATATATTATTTGTGAAATAGATGGTATTTTAGTCCCGTTTTTTATGGAAGAATATCGTTTTAAAAACGATACAACAGCTTTGATTAAATTGGATGGAATAGATACGGAAAAGGATGCTAAGGAATTTACCAACCTTCCCGTTTATTATCCCAAAGAATATTTTGATCAAGAAGAATTGGAAAATGAATATGAATGGGATTATTTTATAGGTTTTCAGGTAAATGATAAATTATATGGTGATGTGGGTGTAATTACGGCAATAGATGAAACAACGATCAATGTTTTGTTCCAGGTAGAAAAAGGGGGAAAAGAGCTTTTGATTCCGGCTGTAGACGACTTTATTGTAGATATGGATCACGAACAAAAAATTTTGTATGTCCGACTTCCGGAAGGATTAATAAACTTGGATAATAATGGGGATATATTTTAATATCTTCAGTCACCTAACATCAGTTAAGATAAAGTATTCGGTAATGTCCCTGAAGAATCGTATATTTGCAGCTTTAGTTTAGTGAAATGGCAAAAAAGAAACATATAAAATCTTTCTGGCATCGGATACGGTTTAAATATAAGCTTTCTTTCTTTAATGAGAATACATTAGAGGAGGTCTGGTCTTTTCGTTTATCACAACTTTCTGCTTTTGTCGTATTAGCTGTCTTTGCATTTATGATCATAGCGTTGACCGCTCTTATTATTGTTACGACTCCTATACGAAATTATCTTCCGGGTTATTTGGATGTGGAAGTAAGGAAAGAGATGATGCAAAATGCTTTGCGGGCAGATTCGTTAGAACGGACTCTTTCTATCCAAACTTTATATTTGGATAATATCCGAGGAATTTTAACAGGGGAAACCTCTATCGATTCTATTCGTTCTATTGATTCGCTAGCCAGGGTAGAACCCGATTTTAATATTCCCAGAAGTAAAGAAGAAGATCAATTCGTGAAGAATTTTGAAGAAGAGGAAAAATATAATCTTACCGTATTAAATCCGGATCATGTACCTACGGACGGAGTCTTTTTTTATAAACCCGTTAAAGGGATGGTGTCTTCTAAGTATGAGGCGGAAAAACGTCATTTTGGAGTCGATTTAGTGACAGGCCCGAAGGAAAGTGTCCTTTCTACGTTAGATGGTACGGTTGTATTTGCCGGGTTTGATCCTAATTATGGAAATGTAATCCAAGTGCAACATAAAAACGGATTCCTTTCTATTTATAAGCATAATGAACTTTTATTAAAAGAAGTGGGAGATCATGTAACCGCAGGTGAAGCGATTGCTTTGGTAGGAAATACAGGTAAATTATCTACAGGCCCTCATTTGCATTTTGAATTATGGTATAAGGGGAATCCGGTAAATCCGGAGGATTATATAGCATTTTAAAGATGTATCCATGAAAAGACAATTAGCAATATTAGGATCTACCGGTTCGATCGGTACACAAGCATTGGAAGTAGTAAGTGAACATCCTGATTTATTTGAAGTGTATGCACTTACTGCTAATAATCAGGTAGATTTGTTAGTAGAGCAGGCGCATAAATATATGCCGGAAGTAGTAGTGATTGCTAATGAAAAAAAATATCCGGAGTTAAAAGAAGCTTTGGAAGATTTACCTGTGAAAGTATGGGCAGGTAGTGAGGCAATAACGCAGATAGTCCAGGCAGAGCCTATCGATATGGTGCTTACGGCAATGGTAGGATATGCAGGATTGAAACCGACTATCCAAGCCATAAAATCAGGTAAGGCAATTGCCTTGGCGAACAAAGAAACATTAGTAGTAGGAGGAGAGTTGATCACTTCCTTGGCAAATGAGTATAAAGTGCCGGTTTTGCCGGTAGATTCCGAACATTCGGCTATTTTTCAATGTCTGGCAGGAGAATGGGACAATCCGATAGAAAAGGTATTACTTACTGCTTCCGGAGGCCCGTTTCGTACCAAAACAATAGAAGAGCTTGCTACTGTTACGAAAGAGCAGGCTTTAAAACATCCTAACTGGGTAATGGGAGCCAAGGTTACCATTGATTCTGCTACTTTGATGAATAAAGGATTTGAGATGATTGAAGCTAAATGGTTATTCGGATTAAAGCCGGAGCAAGTGCAGGTAGTGATACATCCCCAATCGGTTATTCATTCGATGGTGCAGTTTGAAGATGGTTCCATAAAGGCGCAATTAGGTATTCCCAGTATGAAGTTGCCGATAGCTTATGCTTTTTCGTATCCGAAGAGATTAAAAAGTGGGCTTCCTCGGCTGGACTTTATGCACTATGGACAATTTACTTTCGAAGAACCGGATCTGAATCGTTTTCCTAATTTAGCATTTGCTTACGAAGCAATTCGGAAAGGTGGAAACATGCCTTGTATTATGAATGCTGCCAATGAAATAGTAGTAGCCGCTTTCTTAAGAGATGAAATCAGTTTTCCCCAAATGAGTGAAGTGATAGAACAAACCATGCGAAAAGCTTCGTTTGTTGGGACTCCTACTTATGAGGATTATGTAGCGACTGATAAGGAGGCGCGGAAAATAGCAATAGAATTGTTTTAAACAAGAAGAATAATAATTAAAAGTAGAATATAGTTAATGGAAACTTTTTTAATCAGAGCATTACAGCTCATATTGAGCTTATCAATATTAGTAATAGTGCATGAATTCGGGCATTTTATTTTTGCCCGTATTTTTAAAGTTCGTGTGGAGAAGTTTTATCTTTTCTTTGATCCTTGGTTTTCTTTATTTAAGTTTAAACCTAAAAATAGCGATACGGAATATGGTATCGGATGGCTTCCTTTGGGGGGCTATTGTAAAATATCCGGTATGATTGATGAGTCGATGGATAAAGAACAAATGGCGTTGCCTCCCCAACCCTATGAGTTCCGTTCCAAACCGGCTGGCCAACGTTTATTGATTATGATTGGAGGTGTTGTTTTTAATTTCTTGTTGGCCTTATTTATTTATTCCATGGTTTTGTTTGCCTGGGGGGAAACTTATATCCCGCTTAAGAATATGAGCATGGGTATGTTTTATAGTGATACGGCTAAGGAAATAGGGTATCAGGACGGGGATATTTTGATAAGTGCAGATGGTGTTCCTTTAGAACGTTTAGATGAAAGTACATTTCGTACCATAGCGGAAGCCCATGAAGTAACGGTATTACGTGACGGTCAAACTGTTCGTATTGCTATGCCTGAAGATTTTATGCAAAGATTAATGCGAGATAAAAAAGGATTGGTAGCTTATCGTTTTCCTATGCTAGTAAAAGGTTTTTCGGAAGTCTCTCCCGCTAAAGACGCAGGCATGCAACCCGGCGACAGTATTGTGTCCATTAACGGTATTGCCACCCCTGCAGCTGTAGACGTATCGGAACAGTTGGCAAAAAATAAGAATAAGGAAATTACGGTCGGTTTTTCCCGCAACGGACATTTGCAAGATGTTACTTTCAAGACGGATACGCTAGGAATGATGGGAATATTCACTGTTCCTCCTACTGAAATATATCAGACGGTAACAAAGAAATACGGTTTCTTCGAATCGTTTCCTGCCGGTATTCATAAAGGCGTTAGCACTTTGAAGGGATATGTAAATGATATGAAGTATGTCTTTACGAAAGAAGGCGCTTCTAATTTAGGTGGTTTTGGTACTATTGCCGGCTTGTTTCCTGCCCAGTTTGACTGGGAACTTTTTTGGGAACGAACGGCTTTTCTTTCGGTTATTCTGGCATTTATGAATATTTTGCCTATTCCTGCCCTTGACGGTGGACATGTAATGTTTTTACTTTATGAAGTAATAGCCCGTCGTAAACCGAGTGATAAATTTTTAGAATATGCTCAAATTGCAGGGATGGCAGTATTATTTGCGTTGCTTATTTATGCAAATGGAAATGATATCTTCCGTTGGCTATTTCATTAATTTGATTGAATAGTAAGGAAAAGAGAGTGAAAATTATATCAAATAACTTGATGTATAAAGTGTTAGAAAAAGAAAATACTATACTTTATCACTACTTTTTATATTTGGTTATTTGATATAATAGAACTCTTTTTACATAGTATAAATTTTTATGTCAAAACTCTTAACATTAAATTCTTTTTTTCCTTAATTAGTTTTTGCCAATTCTCTCATAAGTTCAAATAATAAAGTTCTAAATAACAGATATTTATTAAATGATTATTTTTGAGTATGTTTCCTATTTGTTAGTGGGGATGGTATCTTTCCATATTTATTTTCTTCGTAATAAACAAAAAAATATGTCAATAGTATTGTTTGTAATTAAATGAATACATACCTTTAAAGCGGTTGAAAAATCGATTTTTTAAAGAGCAGTATTAAAGTGATATGAGAATTATAAGATTCTATATCATTTTTATTTTTCTCGCAGACAATAAAATTTCGCTTAAATATAGGACTTTTTGTATGAGTTCTTTTTTTAAAAGAATCATTTTATTATCTTTTTATTTGATTGAAAAATCGATTTTTTATATTGAGATGAAATGTATTTAAAATTGCAAATTTAAAACGTTATGAAGGATGAAAAACAAACTAGCTTAATGTAGTATCCTTAAAAAGAGGAGACTAACCGCAAGTATCGATAGGATATTTGCTTATACTAATTCTGTACTATTGGATACTTCTTTTAAAATAAGTAAATGTATTTGATTGAATAGAGGGTAGTTCGTAAAAGAGATTTGGGTTTATTGTTAAATTAAATTTATTATGAAAATGAGGAAGACTTTGTGTTTATTGTTTGTTTGTGTTCTCTGTTATTCATGTAACGATTCAGGTGACGGAGAAAGTAGTCAAGCGTATGAGCCGGATAAGCCGTTAATATTGGAATCTTTTACTCCTCAAGTAGGCGGAATGGCTACACGTGTAATATTATCCGGTGAAAATTTTGGAAATGATCCGTCTATCGTGAAGGTGTATTTTAATAAAAAGGAGGCACCCGTAGTAGGATGCGATAATGGGAAAATACTAGTTATTACTCCTCGCCAGCCGGGTGACGAATGTACTATTTCTGTCGTAATTGATAAGGATTCAGCTGTTTTTGATACGAAATTCACTTATAATACCATGACAGTGGTAACCACTGTGGTGGGTCAGAAAGGAACAACCGAATTTAAAGCCGGCCCTTTTAGTGAAGCCACTTTTGCAAAGCCTGCATATTTGACGGTTGATAACGAGTATAATTTATTCTTGGCGCATCACGATAAACCCCATTGCGTAGCTTTAATCAGCCAGCAGAATAGTACGGTAACCCAGTTGTTTCAGGTTCCTAATAAACCGAATGCACCTTCTACCGACACTTCTGGGAAAATGATTTTGTTTCCGGCCGATGGAGATAATACCTATAAGGATACTTATTATGAATTTGACCCGGATGCACAATGGGCTCCCCGTACACGTCTTATTTTACATCCTGCATCGGATGAAATAACAGAGGGCATCCAAGATTTTAACATAAACCTGTTTAAACATTCTTTCGCTGTTTGCCAATATGACGGAATGATTTATTTACGATCGAACAGAGATGGTTATTTGGTTAAGTTCGATCCGAAGACAAGAAAGGGACAAGCTGTAGTGGTAAACGGGAAGAAAGCAGTATGTAACTCTAGTAATTCTGATTCCTATCTGGTATTTGACCGGGATATTCCTACTAGATTATATGTAGCATGTTCGGGACAACATTGTATTTATTATTTTGACATAATCACAGGAGAAACTGGGGTATATGCCGGAAAATCCGGGCAATCGGGATGGCGAGACGGTAAAAAGGAAGAAGCACAGTTTAACAGTCCGCGACAAATGATCCTGGATGTAAATAACAATCTGGTAGTAGCAGACCAGAATAACCATTGTATCCGGCGAATTACACCGGAAGGAATGGTTGAAACGGTAATTGGTATCCCCGGAAAAGCTGGTTATCAGGATGGAAATCCGGAAGACGCATTATTCAATCAACCCTGGGGACTAGCCATCGATAAGGATTATACAATTTATGTGGCCGATTATAATAATCAATGTATTCGTAAATTAACCATTGAATAAAAATTTGTTATGAGAAAACTGTATATCGTCAGTATGTTATTGTGCATCTTACTATCTGTGTTTGCACAAGAAAAAGAATTTATAGTGTCAGGTGTAGTCCTGGACGAATCAGGAATGGAACTACCGGGCGTGAACGTCTATATTAAAAATAAGTCAGGAGTAGGAGTCGCTACCGATTTGGAAGGAAAATTTTCTATCAAAGCTACCAGAGGAGATCGGATTGTGTTTAGCTTTATGGGATTTGAAGAATTTAGTTATTTTGTAGAGAAAGCTGTTTCTGATTTAAAAATCAAGCTAAAAGAATCCAGTGTGGAAATAGAAGGAGTTGTTGTTACAGCCTTAGGAAACGTCCAACGTAAGATTAGCTCGGTAGCAGCAGTGAGTACGATTGATGTGAAAGAATTGCAAGTTCCTGCTACTTCGATGGCTAATATTTTGGGCGGGCGTATGCCTGGGGTAATGACTGTGCAGAGCAGTGGAGAACCGGGAAAAAACCTCTCGGAGTTTTGGATCAGGGGGATCGGAACGTTTGGAGCCAATAGCTCGGCGTTGGTGTTGATCGATGGTTTGGAAGGAGACCTGAATTCCATTGACCCTGCGGATATTGAGAGTTTTTCCATTTTGAAAGATGCTTCGGCAACCGCAGTGTATGGCGTACGGGGAGCTAACGGAGTTGTGCTGGTGAACACCAAGCGCGGGCAGGAAGGTAAACTGAAAATTACAGCCCGGGCCAATCTAACCCTTTCTAAATTGCAAAGAATGCCGGATTACTTAGGTGCTTACGAGTATGCGCAATTAGCGAATGAAGCACGAATGGTAAGAGGCGATTCGCCTCTTTATTCGGATGCAGATATGGAAGTGATTCGCTACGGTCTGGATAAAGATCTTTTCCCGGATATTAATTGGCAAAAAGAAATTGTAAACCCATTAAGCTTTCAACAAACTTATTATTTGAGTGCTCAAGGAGGGGGATCTATCGCCCAATATTTTCTTAGTTTCGCCACTTCCAATGAAAGTGCTGCGTATAAAATGGATAAAGAAAGTCCCTATAAAGCCAATACAGGTTATAATACTTACTCGTTTCGTTCGAACTTAAATATAAATTTGACAAAGACAACGAATGTGTATTTCGGAGTAGACGGGTTCCAATCCCGGAAAAGCCAGCCAGGGATAAGTAATACAGATGATTTATGGGCGGCACAATCGCAACTAACCCCTTTATTAGTGCCTATCAAATATTCTACAGGACATCTCCCTTCTTATGGAGCAGAGACGAACATGTCTCCTTATGTAATGCTTAACCACATGGGTTATAGAACGAATGAAACTACTTCTTTAAAAGCAACTGTTGCCATCAAACAAGATTTATCCTTTATTACAGAAGGATTAGATCTGCGGATACAAGGGGCTTATGATAATAAAATCTATTTTGATGAGTCGCGGGTAATTACACCGGAATTATACTATGCCTCATCTAGAGGAGTTAACGGAGAATTACAGTTGGCAAAAAGAGTAGAAAGTTCTACGGCTGCTTATTCTTATGGTCAACGTCAATATCGGAAATATCATTTTGAAGCAACCGCTAATTATAGTAGAAAAATAAACACAGACCACCGGGTTTCCGCTCTAGTTTATTATTATATGAGTGATTCGAAAGATACGCAGGATATTGTTAAAGCGGATGCCGGCGACCGGAGTATGATAGCTATCCCGAAGAGGTATCAAGGATTGTCGAGCAGATTGACGTATGGGTACAAAGATACTTATTTTATGGATGTGAATTTTGGTTATACCGGGTCGGAGAATTTCCAGTCCGGGCAACGTTTCGGCTTTTTCCCTTCTGTTGCGGTGGGTTGGGTACTAACGAATTACGGATTTGTCAAGAAACACTTGTCATGGATTGAGTTTCTCAAAATCAGAGCTTCTTATGGTACCGTAGGCAATGATAAGATAACCAATACCCGTTTTCCCTATCTTACCCGCGTAAACGAATCGGCATCTGCCGGTTGGTTAGGACCGGACGGTGGTATTACCGAAACTTCTATCGGTGCCGATAATCTGATGTGGGAGAAAGCCAAGAAGAC
This window contains:
- a CDS encoding phenylacetate--CoA ligase family protein, producing the protein MIWNETMECMSRDEMRKLQSIRLKRVVEHVYHNSPFYRKKMQEMGITPEDIQSIDDIVKLPFTVKQDLRDNYPFGLMAVPMSEIVRLHASSGTTGKPIVVGYTRKDLSIWAEVVARCLTAYGITRNDSVQVSYGYGLFTGGLGAHCGVENIGGTVIPMSSGNTQKQIQLMHDFGAKGLACTPSYALYLAETIHNSGIPLEEFQLRIGAFGAEPWTENMRKELEEKLNIKAYDIYGLTEICGPGVGGECECQNGTHLWEDHFFPEIVDPHTLQPVEPGQQGELVFTTLTKEGMPMIRYRTRDLTHLIYEKCTCGRTAVRMGRILGRSDDMLIIRGVNVFPSQVESVILEMQEFEPHYLIVVDRVNNTDTFQVQVEVRPEFYSDEMNKMIALKKKIASRLQSVIGLQPDIKIVEPRSLERSMGKAKHVIDNRKLV
- a CDS encoding amino acid-binding protein → MLIKQLSIFLENKRGRFTEVAKLLGEAGVNMSAFTVSENSDFGILRLIVSDTEKALEVLRSNLYAVSIAEVVCLHCPNQPGALARAMQIITDAGVFIEYMYAFSQGDAANVILRADNVEKCAEALKANKLELLAASDLYKL
- a CDS encoding outer membrane protein assembly factor BamD — protein: MKKVVFFMMITILLSACGEYNKILKSTDYEVKYTYAKKYFNEKKFSKAATLLEELVTILKGTKDAEESLYLLAQSYYGMKDYQTASQYFNTYYTTYPKGEYAELARFYSGYGLYLDSPDPRLDQAQTYKAIQELQLYMEYYPQSERATEAQNILFELQEKLAYKELLATRLYYNLGNFMGNNYSSCVITAQNALKTYPYSKYREEFMFFIIRSKYEMAVASVEEKLQGRYRDVVDEYYNYINEYPEGKYLKQVQKYFDYANGRITDVY
- a CDS encoding DNA-directed RNA polymerase subunit omega; protein product: MDYRKSNAPTTTVTRDMIKLCEDTGNVYETVMIVAKRANQISVEMKQDLEKKLQEFASYNDNLEEVFENREQIEISRYYEKLPKSTLIAAQEYEEGKVYFKNPAKDKNNF
- a CDS encoding DUF4293 domain-containing protein, whose translation is MLQRIQTVYLLIITALMVSVLFLPLASIQVADTFYTFDATGISAVSTQTELVYPIWALFALTSVIALIALITIFLYKKRVLQIRLSIFNGILMVGFYALFAFFVYNLKGIMKAEDVDVTFKIALSFPLISLILDYLAIRNIGADEMLVRSLNRLR
- a CDS encoding DUF4290 domain-containing protein translates to MEYNTQAKRLILPEYGRNIQNMVDYCLSIEDREERKKCADSIINVMGSLFPHLRDVNDFKHILWDHLAIMADFKLDIDYPYEIIKKENLHSRPPRLPYDNGRIRYRHYGKTLEKMIRKATEYPDGETKDYLIKLLANHMKKSFLTWNKETVDDRKIFQDLDELSSGKIILDEELHKLTESKDILARKNNKNYVRKAGR
- the murA gene encoding UDP-N-acetylglucosamine 1-carboxyvinyltransferase translates to MASFVIEGGYRLSGEIIPQGAKNEALQVICAVLLTPEKVTIRNVPDILDVNNLIQLFREMGVKVERLTTDTYTFQADNINLDYLNTEDFIRKSTALRGSIMIVGPLVARFGKALIPKPGGDKIGRRRLDTHFVGIQKLGAQFSYNEARQVYEIKADRLKGTYMLLEEASVTGTANILMASVLAEGKTTIYNAACEPYLQQLSAMLIEMGARITGVGSNLLTIEGVSSLKGCTHTILPDMIEVGSFIGMAAMTGSDITIKNVSYDKLGIIPESFRRLGITVEQREDDIHVPTHDSYEIDTFIDGSIMTIADAPWPGLTPDLLSVFLVVATQAVGSVLIHQKMFESRLFFVDKLIDMGAQIILCDPHRATVIGLGNRFKLRGSNLVSPDIRAGIALLIAAMSAEGTSRIHNIDQIDRGYQNIDKRLNSIGARITRL
- the rimM gene encoding ribosome maturation factor RimM (Essential for efficient processing of 16S rRNA), whose product is MIKKENVIKIGQFLKPHGIKGEIAMSFTNDIFDRCDSEYIICEIDGILVPFFMEEYRFKNDTTALIKLDGIDTEKDAKEFTNLPVYYPKEYFDQEELENEYEWDYFIGFQVNDKLYGDVGVITAIDETTINVLFQVEKGGKELLIPAVDDFIVDMDHEQKILYVRLPEGLINLDNNGDIF